A region from the Ptychodera flava strain L36383 chromosome 10, AS_Pfla_20210202, whole genome shotgun sequence genome encodes:
- the LOC139141962 gene encoding uncharacterized protein isoform X1, with product MSPISNTLSKVQKNKKHIFLGLLCLSAVVFLLYSPDGITMHGFWKTFNWRNGYGIISITQKNPNSTSTSHPAPSLSTNNAAEHIPLADDVWAPTMLARTALDSTSEGTSYSAPTALNTMKTTKSIKYGPKRNYSYILSRKLRQAMQDRFLFPVVLFGGGPNFQFRQLKTSIEFAVFTNRTLVLSDFRHHRSKYNVSSVHFEDTFNVSVLNQLLPTVNVKQFREKCGARGNTVLTFYNPWRSSSMNIANAYQTSRDWLSKRANVDIPNVMSVTFPKSIPESWRKFNKTAGDRCVVMVSPVGFEAVHLPNEAAISDAIDGHLVRTSFLQKAVEDVLPRLCDGKPILGFHWRNKTGEKCRFGELSHTNDPRCRKLLQMQYATLESLALKISSIMAQENAGCIFIASAPQEPRENILRQFAAYNLSNVIMIDDVINLHNPDIDTFADDDYFISLIEQEICARSKVFLGIGISNWSMFVFRERKAFQRGITYDVITDFPDLSENVHLYL from the exons ATGTCGCCTATTTCCAATACGTTAAGCAAggtacagaaaaacaaaaaacacatctTCCTCGGTCTCCTGTGTTTATCAGCAGTGGTCTTCTTACTGTATTCGCCAGACGGCATCACTATGCATGGGTTTTGGAAGACATTCAACTGGAGGAATGGATATGGCATAATCAGCATTACGCAGAAG aATCCGAATTCGACAAGTACAAGTCATCCCGCCCCCTCGCTAAGTACCAACAATGCTGCTGAACATATTCCTCTAGCGGATGACGTCTGGGCGCCAACCATGCTCGCGAGAACGGCATTGGATTCCACATCAGAGGGGACGTCGTATTCAGCTCCAACTGCTTtaaatacaatgaaaacaacaaaatccaTAAAATATGGGCCAAAAAGAAATTACTCGTACATCCTGTCTCGAAAATTACGCCAGGCAATGCAAGATCGTTTCCTATTTCCAGTAGTACTTTTTGGAGGGGGGCCAAATTTCCAATTCAGACAGCTTAAAACGTCTATTGAGTTTGCAGTTTTCACAAACAGAACTTTAGTTTTATCAGATTTCAGACACCATCGCAGCAAATATAATGTCAGCAGTGTTCATTTTGAGGATACCTTTAATGTCAGTGTATTAAACCAATTGTTGCCAACTGTTAACGTAAAACAGTTCAGAGAGAAATGCGGTGCACGCGGTAATACCGTGTTGACATTTTATAACCCATGGAGATCTTCTTCAATGAATATCGCAAATGCTTATCAAACTAGCAGAGACTGGCTAAGTAAGAGGGCGAATGTTGACATACCAAATGTTATGTCCGTCACTTTTCCAAAATCGATACCAGAGTCGTGGCGCAAGTTCAATAAAACTGCCGGTGACCGCTGCGTAGTAATGGTGTCGCCTGTAGGTTTTGAAGCAGTGCATCTTCCTAACGAGGCTGCGATATCGGACGCCATCGACGGGCACTTGGTGAGGACATCGTTCCTGCAGAAAGCAGTTGAGGATGTGCTACCTAGGCTGTGTGATGGGAAACCAATATTAGGTTTCCATTGGAGGAACAAGACTGGCGAAAA ATGTCGCTTCGGTGAATTGTCACATACAAACGATCCCAGGTGCCGTAAGCTTTTGCAAATGCAGTATGCCACCTTGGAAAGTCTGGCATTAAAAATCTCATCGATAATGGCACAGGAGAATGCTGGTTGTATTTTTATTGCCAGCGCGCCACAAGAACCTCGAGAG AATATTTTACGTCAGTTTGCCGCTTACAATTTGTCTAATGTTATAATGATTGATGACGTTATCAATCTACATAACCCTGACATTGACACGTTTGCCGATGATGATTACTTCATATCTTTGATTGAGCAGGAAATTTGCGCAA GAAGCAAAGTTTTTCTTGGCATTGGCATATCAAATTGGTCGATGTTTGTGTTCCGTGAGAGAAAAGCATTTCAAAGAGGAATCACTTACGACGTCATCACTGACTTTCCCGATTTATCAGAGAATGTTCATTTGTACTTGTAG
- the LOC139141962 gene encoding uncharacterized protein isoform X2: MLARTALDSTSEGTSYSAPTALNTMKTTKSIKYGPKRNYSYILSRKLRQAMQDRFLFPVVLFGGGPNFQFRQLKTSIEFAVFTNRTLVLSDFRHHRSKYNVSSVHFEDTFNVSVLNQLLPTVNVKQFREKCGARGNTVLTFYNPWRSSSMNIANAYQTSRDWLSKRANVDIPNVMSVTFPKSIPESWRKFNKTAGDRCVVMVSPVGFEAVHLPNEAAISDAIDGHLVRTSFLQKAVEDVLPRLCDGKPILGFHWRNKTGEKCRFGELSHTNDPRCRKLLQMQYATLESLALKISSIMAQENAGCIFIASAPQEPRENILRQFAAYNLSNVIMIDDVINLHNPDIDTFADDDYFISLIEQEICARSKVFLGIGISNWSMFVFRERKAFQRGITYDVITDFPDLSENVHLYL, translated from the exons ATGCTCGCGAGAACGGCATTGGATTCCACATCAGAGGGGACGTCGTATTCAGCTCCAACTGCTTtaaatacaatgaaaacaacaaaatccaTAAAATATGGGCCAAAAAGAAATTACTCGTACATCCTGTCTCGAAAATTACGCCAGGCAATGCAAGATCGTTTCCTATTTCCAGTAGTACTTTTTGGAGGGGGGCCAAATTTCCAATTCAGACAGCTTAAAACGTCTATTGAGTTTGCAGTTTTCACAAACAGAACTTTAGTTTTATCAGATTTCAGACACCATCGCAGCAAATATAATGTCAGCAGTGTTCATTTTGAGGATACCTTTAATGTCAGTGTATTAAACCAATTGTTGCCAACTGTTAACGTAAAACAGTTCAGAGAGAAATGCGGTGCACGCGGTAATACCGTGTTGACATTTTATAACCCATGGAGATCTTCTTCAATGAATATCGCAAATGCTTATCAAACTAGCAGAGACTGGCTAAGTAAGAGGGCGAATGTTGACATACCAAATGTTATGTCCGTCACTTTTCCAAAATCGATACCAGAGTCGTGGCGCAAGTTCAATAAAACTGCCGGTGACCGCTGCGTAGTAATGGTGTCGCCTGTAGGTTTTGAAGCAGTGCATCTTCCTAACGAGGCTGCGATATCGGACGCCATCGACGGGCACTTGGTGAGGACATCGTTCCTGCAGAAAGCAGTTGAGGATGTGCTACCTAGGCTGTGTGATGGGAAACCAATATTAGGTTTCCATTGGAGGAACAAGACTGGCGAAAA ATGTCGCTTCGGTGAATTGTCACATACAAACGATCCCAGGTGCCGTAAGCTTTTGCAAATGCAGTATGCCACCTTGGAAAGTCTGGCATTAAAAATCTCATCGATAATGGCACAGGAGAATGCTGGTTGTATTTTTATTGCCAGCGCGCCACAAGAACCTCGAGAG AATATTTTACGTCAGTTTGCCGCTTACAATTTGTCTAATGTTATAATGATTGATGACGTTATCAATCTACATAACCCTGACATTGACACGTTTGCCGATGATGATTACTTCATATCTTTGATTGAGCAGGAAATTTGCGCAA GAAGCAAAGTTTTTCTTGGCATTGGCATATCAAATTGGTCGATGTTTGTGTTCCGTGAGAGAAAAGCATTTCAAAGAGGAATCACTTACGACGTCATCACTGACTTTCCCGATTTATCAGAGAATGTTCATTTGTACTTGTAG